The sequence ACTTCCCAACAGATTCTTCCTGTCAGACCCGGGATTCAAACTGGCCACCTGTTACCAGCTCACTTCCCAACAGATTCTTCCTGTCAGACCCGGGATTCAAACTGGCCACCGGTTACCAGCTCACTTCCCAACAGATTCTTCCTGTCAGACCCGGGATTCAAACTGGCCACCGGTTACCAGCTCACTTCCCAACAGATTCTTCCTGTCAGACCCGGGATTCAAACTGGCCACCGGTTGCTGgctcgcctctctaaccactaggctacctgctgcccctggtATCTATGGTGGAGATGAGACAAATAGTATACTGATCATCAAACTATATTTGTGTTACTATAATCTCTCTACAGAGTGCAGATTATATCCCATACAAACGCACAAGAGAATATAAAACTCTTAACTATTTCATGTTCTGCTCTTTTACCCTTACAAATAATACATTCTTCATAATTAGCTTTATTTTCTAAATGTTTTTCGAATCATAACTCACCCCAGGCCGATGGCCAGTACGTGGGATATGAGCAGAGAAGGAAGGAACAGTTTGAGGAACTCTGCAGAGAAGATCCCTCCGTTCTTCATGACGCTGGTGTTTCTGATGCTGAGAGGGTTGGTACGTTTAGGATGCTTCAGAACAAACTCCCTGCATCCAAAAGACGAGAGCACATTACAATGTCCCTGGAAGTGGTTTAGGTAGAAAGGAATATCaaattctgttctattctatttaaGTCTATAATAGCGTAGAATTGAATAGAATTTGTATTCAATTCAGCGATATTCTATTGTTTTCTATTCCAAACTGGGCTGAGTAGAACTTAATTGAAAACACATGTAATAGATATGAGCGGTCTGTCTGGGACACTGAGGGGAATATATCGAGGGGGTACTAACTTGCGTTGAATGTTCTCAGGTCTACTGGACCAGTCCCAGATCCAGTCTGCGTTCTTCTTCATCAGGTTCTCCACTTCACGTCTCCGTTCTAGATAGTCTTCTTCAGACTGGAAcagaatatttaaaaaatatatactttatttGTTCATTTGTTACAACGAGGAAACTGGTCTTCTGCTCTGCTCTCAACCTCTGAGTGGAAAAACTACGAATGTAAAACAATATATTACAGAATTTGAAATATTAGGTTAGaacttttttggtttgttttattACCCTTGAAACCACCGTGCTGTGCCTCACCAACTACTTTGAGATTAGTGCCCCACACAGAGTTTAATAGAATGATATTATATTGAATCTCTATGGTGTCCCTGGATAAGGGCTCCAAACCTGTGAGCTGTTCTTCTCTCCTGAGCTGTGCACTTCTGAACCCCGACGGAGCAAAGGAGTCTGGGGCCTCGGAGGACtgagtcggggggggggggggtgagacacACAGCGGAAGAGAGAGACTACATAAGTATTGGGGAAGAGCCCTCTTGACAGATCTCTTGTGTTTTCATCATGACAAGCTTCATCTATTAAATCTGATCTGGAATGTAAAGAGGCACTCGTACAGATGACGGATAGGAGGTCAGAGGTCACTATAGTACCTACTGTATTACAACTCCAGTGCATGACAGTGTCTCTTATCTCTTAGTCCTTTGTGTTCAGATAGCTAATCTTATAAAACTAATCCAAAATTATTTTGTCCTGATCGGTCATGTGATGGTCTATATGGTATGTGATTGGTGAATAGAGAGAGACACCTGTCACAGGGCACACTGCCCCTGGAGCTGCTTCTTCCTGACTCGTGCTGGGCGTCTAACAACATCTTCTCCAAGTCCACCCCTCCCTGGACTGAGGCAGACGCAGACCCTGACCCAGGAATCAGGTCACCTCCCtgggtagaggcagagagagacccAGGCAGGACCGACACAGAGGTAGACACAGCCATCAGGTCTCCACCATGGACTGAGGCAGAGGCACCTGGCCCAGAGCCAGGTAGCTCAGTGGCAGAGCCTGGTAGCTCAGTGGCAGAGCCTGGTAGCTCATTGGCAGAGCCTGGTAGCTCAGTGGCAGAGCCTGGTAGCTCAGTGGCAGAGCCTGGTAGCTCAGTGGCAGAGCCTGGTAGCTCAGTGGCAGAACCTGACACCTGCTCTTCCTCCACACCAGCAGCCCCATGTGCTGGTGAGCCACCACTGTTGCCATTGTTAAAGTGCAGCTCCACCCAGGaaccttaaagaagaaaaatAAACATGACAAAATGGCGCAGAACATTGAGACCTGATTCATAATAGGCCAGTCATAAAGCATGTATTAACATCCTTCATGTACAGTGGGAGTGGTTGAGGAGGTGTGTTTAGCCTAGATAGCATGGCACAGTCATTGCTAAATGTGTTGTTCTTTAAATAGCACCTGCCCAGTGCCCACGTCAGTCTGTGCCCCCCTTATTGCTCAATGGTCCCTGTCCTCTGCCCACATTTTCCTTCATGTGTGTATCCAATAGGAAAGCGACGTGTTCAGCCCCCCCTCCACTTTATAGGCTGGCTATCCAATAGGAAAGCGACGTGTTCAGCCCCCCCTCCACTTTATAGGCTGGCTATCCAATAGGAAAGCGACGTGTTCAGCCCCTCCCTTTTATTACATAACGGAGAAGCACACAACAGGTGGATGGGCAGAAGAATCTGGTTTGTTGTGTTCCTTATCATAGCCGCATTGAACAACGCCAAAAATAGCATCATTACAGCATTGAGAATACGCAATTCAGAACACTGCGCTAAGATCAATATCGAGTTTACATCATCCATTAGCTAGCTGACAATGTTATTATAGGCATGTCCTATAGCCTAACGATACCTATCCAACTGTGGTCTGTCTGATGTAGGACAGCCAGGCAACACCAGGAATGTTTACATGGTCGCGGAATACGGACTTTCGTCACCACTGCTGAAGAAACACTGTTGTGATACAATGTAGCAAACAAATCATATGTGTTGAATTGTGTCTCCGCGGCGCAACACTGTTTCACCATAATAATATGATGTAGAATGACGTAGGCTACATATCTCAGGAAGAGATACAGCATGGCATCCTGAATATACTGAGATCATACTGTTCGTTGTATTCACATTATGCAACATGTCATTATACACTATGAGACAGCAATTAACTTACCCTGCAAATTTTCCTCGATGACACTTCCTTTGTCTTCCGTCATGTTGGTAAATAAGGGACGCAATGCGTATTTGATTGACTCCCCTTTGCGTCGCGATCGTTCGAATCAAACGCCCTAAATATTTGGAATAATCCTGTAATTACAAATCCGAAGATGGCCAATATTATTCTGATGCCTCTGAATTGGGAGAAAGGTGTAGATCGAGTGCAGACCATTCAGAAAAGCTCTAGACtaccagaacaacaacaacacgcATGTGACTAAACTTGGCCGGCTATGTGGCCTACACGGGTTGGCTCCATGAATATCAAATCCGGTCCCTTATCACTGGTGTATTCATTCATCGaattccgttgcaaaacgtttcgtcTGTTGCGAAACGTTTTGTAAAGGAAACCGTTTCAAagaaaacgagagtttctattggacaaattcaggtagatcCCTCCCCGTTCGTTCCGTTTGCTCTGTgcatttgcttccgtttggttcctagAGTAAACGGTAAACGGTTTCTATTGCAAAACGTTGCCAGACGAAACGTTTTACTGTGTGAAGCAACTCTCTGGGCAGTTGACCTAAATGAACGCTTCATGTGATTGGTCCAGAAAGTACTAGACGCAGTAGAGCTACATGTATACAAACAAGAGCGTGTTTATTTAGGCCTAAATAGCCTGATGTGATTCCTGTTATTATATCATAATACCGGTATGCATGACCTTTCTAGCAAACATGGGTATGTCTGGCAACACTCCATCCATAAAGTTAGCCTGCAATACATGTAAAAACAGCCTTCACCTGTTGACCTTTTCCAGACCATCCAAGACTATTGGAGTGATGAATGCATTGACAGTGTTTTTGATAATGTACGTGTCTAAAACTCATTTCCTGTACTTTGTCCTCAGGGTAGCCTATGGCTTCTAGATATACCATGACAGCTCTTACAGACTCCACAACAGCTCTCACAAGCTAACGTCTACTTAAAGTTTACTACTTCTGGTGTCCATATAGAGTTGTGAATTCAGTCATGCATTTGTGAGAAATATCACATCCAGCTAATCAGACTGATCTGAGAATGTGTTCTCTGACGCATTCTGCAGGGTCAGTTTGTCCTGCTGAGGACTGAGTATTCCATCACAATGGCACCCTCCCTCCGCTGTATCCTCCATCAGTATTCCATCACAatgacaccctccctcccctgtatcctccatcagtattccatcacaatggcaccctccctcccctgtatCCTCCATCAGTATTCCATCACAATGGCACCCTCCCTCCGCTGTATCCTCCATCAGTATTCCATCACAATggcaccctccctcccctgtatcctccatcagtattccatcacaatggcaccctccctcccctgtatCCTCCATCAGTATTCCATCACAATGACACCCTCCCTCCGCTGTATCCTCCATCAGTATTCCATCACAATggcaccctccctcccctgtatCCTCCATCAGTATTCCATCACAATGGCTCCCTCCCCTGTATCCTCCATCAGTATTCCATCACAatgacaccctccctcccctgtatcctccatcagtattccatcacaatgacaccctccctcccctgtatcctccatcagtattccatcacaatgacaccctccctcccctgtatCCTCCATCAGTATTCCATTACAATGACACCCTCCCTCCGCTGTATCCTCCATCAGTATTCCATCACAATggcaccctccctcccctgtatcctccatcagtattccatcacaatggcaccctccctcccctgtatCCTCCATCAGTATTCCATCACAATGACACCCTCCCTCCGCTGTATCCTCCATCAGTATTCCATCACAatgacaccctccctcccctgtatcctccatcagtattccatcacaatggcaccctccctcccctgtatcctccatcagtattccatcacaatgacaccctccctcccctgtatcctccatcagtattccatcacaatggcaccctccctcccctgtatcctccatcagtattccatcacaatgacaccctccctcccctgtatCCTCCATCAGTATTCCATCACAATGGCACCTTCCCTCCCCTGTATCCTCCATCAGTATTCCATCACAATGACACCCTCCCTCCGCTGTATCCTCCATCAGTATTCCATCACAATGGCACCCTCCCTCTGCTGTATCCTCCATCAGTATTCCATCACAATGGCACCCTCCCTCCTCTGTATCCTCCATCAGTATTCCATCACAATGGCACCCTCCCTCCGCTGTATCCTCCATCAGTATTCCATCACAATggcaccctccctcccctgtatCCTCCATCATTATTCCATCACAATGACACCCTCCCTCTGCTGTATCCTCCATCAGATAAGAGCTGTAGACAGATAATAACCCAGCCCTGGATTAATACACCTTGGCTACTTATGAAATCAGTGACATCTCTGGTCAAATTAGCTCTTCATGGTGAGATACAAAAACCGATTCCTCCCTCAACATTCCACATTATTGTGAtactataaataaataaacatccatATTGCTCAAGGTgggtccccctgtctctctctgtagtgaCGTGTCTGTGTGCTGTGGAGGAGTGGAGCTGCCCTGACCCGGCAGTGGCCAGGGGGTGTGTGGAGCTGGACTAGAGCCTGATGGAGGCTGCATGGAGGCAGGCAGAGACTGGCAACCAACACATCCCCCAGAAGGAGAGCCAAGCTCACAGCTCACAGCACACAGCTCACAGCACACAGCTCACAGCTCACAGCTCACAGctcacagcacacagcacacagctcACAGCTCACAGCACACAGCTCACAGCTCACAGCTCACAGCTCACAGCACACAGctcacagcacacagcacacagctcacagcacacagcacacagctcacagcacacagctcacagctcacagctcacagctcacagctcacagctcacagcacacagctcacagctcacagctcacagctcacagctcacagctcacagcacacagcacacagcacacagcatACAACACAGAGCATCACTGGCTAGGCacgtagcacacacacacacacccacgcatgtgcgtgtgtgtggtgtgcgcaCGCACCTGCAGCGACAGCCTCCTGCAccagcacctcctcctcctcctcctcctctgcttcctgtcTCCTACCGGCTGCATGGTTCCCTCTCTCCACCAGGGAGGGCTGTGTGTTCACGGTAAGCATCACAATCCTGCTCTGTCTCTTCCTTCATCTCAACTGgattttccctctctcctcttttctgccTCCTCCCTTTTTGTGATGAATCATtatcctctctctgcctgcatTATTTCAGGGATTGTGGGTGCTGCTGGATGTGGAGGCTAGTTAGTCAGGGATTGCATGCAGGCAGCCTCCCATCATTATACTCCAttagcagagagagcgagagagagatgagggctGTGACTCAGGGAAGCAGATCTGGCTGTACGGTAGCGAGACTAGAGAGATAGACATGCAGAAGACGGTTCTGTGTTCATTTTAGGAGCATGTGCCACAGCTCATAGCAGAAAATGGCGATTCTAGCACAGTTCCCCAGCTAAGGCAGGCaagggagcagacagacagacagcgttcACGTCACAAACTGGATCATGGTTTTAAGGTTGGTCTAACTCTAATCATACGCTTGTTTGATTTCCTgttggagagaggtagagagagagaggtagagagagatagaggtagaggtatgtCAGAGAATGCTGCAGGGTGGAGCTGTTGTATACCTTCTGCtatctgtatgtgtggtgtgtatcTGTGACTGTGGTGTATCTGTGACTGTGATGTGTATCTGTGACTGTGGTGTGTATCTGTGACTGTGATGTGTATCTGTGACTGTGATGTGTATCTGTGACTGTGGTGTGTATCTGTGACTGTGGTGTGTATCTGGGACTGTGATGTGTATCTGTGACTCTGacgtgtgactgtgactgtgatgtgtgtctgtgactgtgatgTGTATCTGTGACTGTGATGTGTATCTGTGACTTTGATGTGtatctgtgactgtgactgtgatgtgTATCTGTGACTCTGacgtgtgactgtgactgtgatgtgtatctgtgactgtgatgtgtatctgtgactgtgatgtgtgtctgtgactgtgatgTGTATCTGTGACTGTGATGTGTATCTGTGACTCTGatgtgtgactgtgactgtgactttGATGTGTATCTGTGACTCTGatgtgtgactgtgactgtgatgtgTGTCTGTGACGGTGATGTGTATCTGGGACTGTGATGTGTATCTGTGACTgtgatgtgtgtctgtgactgtgatgtgtatctgtgactgtgatgtgtgtctgtgactgtgactgtgatgtgTATCTGTGACTTTGACGTGTATCTGTGACTCTGATGTGTGACTGTGACGTGTATCTGTGACTGTGACGTGTATCTGTGACTGTGACGTGTATCTGTGACTGTGACGTGTATCTGTGACTCTGacgtgtgactgtgactgtgactgtgatgtgtgtctgtgactgtgatgtgtgtctgtgactgtgatgtgcatctgtgactgtgatgtgtgtctgtgactgtgatgTGTATCTGTGACTGTGATGTGTATCTGTGACTCTGatgtgtgactgtgactgtgactttGTTGTGTATCTGTGACTCTGatgtgtgactgtgactgtgatgtgTGTCTGTGACGGTGATGTGTATCTGGGACTGTGATGTGTATCTGTGACTgtgatgtgtgtctgtgactgtgatgtgtatctgtgactgtgatgtgtgtctgtgactgtgactgtgatgtgTATCTGTGACTTTGACGTGTATCTGTGACTCTGATGTGTGACTGTGACGTGTATCTGTGACTGTGACGTGTATCTGTGACTGTGACGTGTATCTGTGACTGTGACGTGTATCTGTGACTGTGACGTGTATCTGTGACTCTGacgtgtgactgtgactgtgactgtgatgtgtgtctgtgactgtgatgtgtgtctgtgactgtgatgtgcatctgtgactgtgatgtgtgtctgtgactgtgactgtgatgtgTATCTGTGACTGTGACGTGTATCTGTGACTGTGATGTGTGTCTGTCAGATAGCTAGCTGTTCTTCAGTGTAATGGTAATGAGGAAGTATGTGGACCTTGTTTTGTGGTAAACCTCTCTGTTAGTAGAAGCTGCCGCAGCATCTCTCTCTATGTAAAACAATATGGGCCCAGCCAGCCAGAGATGTTGGTCGggtctctccagtctctgtcaGCCAGAGCATGATGTAATTGTTTTGACAGGTGCGAGATCCAAAACTGCCTGCAATTtgtatgttcaaatcaaatcaaacgttatttgtcacatgcgccgaatacaacaagtgtagactttaccgtgaaatgcttagttacaagcccttaactaacagttcagttcaagaagagtttttaccaaataaactaaagttaaacaTAATAAaaattaacacaataaaataacaataacgaggctgtatacagggggtaccggtaccgagtcagtgtgtgggggtacaggtaagttgaggtaatttgtacatgtaggtgggggtgaagtgactatgcatagataataaacagcaagtagcagcagtgtacaaaacaaatgggtggccatttgattcattgttcagcagtcttatggcttgggggtagaagctgttaaggagccttttggtcctagacttggcgctccggtaccacttgccatgcggtagcagagagaacagtctatgacttgagtgactggagtctctgacaatttgatGGTCTTTCCAGAGTTGAATAGAATGACATTGcatattatataggtcctggatggtggCTTAAAGTATGTTAAGGATGTACTTTGAGCCATTGCACGTTTCCTATGTTGTGTTTTAGGAAAACATACTGTAGTTGTTCTGGGTATGTTCATGTGTGTAGAGACAGTTGAAACACACTGTAGTTGTTCTGGGTATGTTCATGTGTGTAGAGACAGTTGAAACATACTGTAGTTGTTCATGTGTGAAGAGACAGTTGAAACATACTGTAGTTGTTCTGGGTATGTTCATGTGTGAAGAGACAGTTGAAACATACTGTAGTTGTTCTGGGTATGTTCATGTGTGTAGAGACAGTTGAAACATACTGTAGTTGTTCATGTGTGTAGAGACAGTTGAAACATACTGTAGTTGTTCTGGGTATGTTCATGTGTGTAGAGGCAGTTGAAACATACTGTAGTTGTTCTGGGTATGTTCATGTGTGAAGAGACAGTTGAAACATACTGCAGTTATTCATGTGTGCAGAGACAGTTAAAGCTGCTGTTTTACTGCAGGTCCTACAACGCTCCAGGGAGTCCCATGTCTATTAGCTGGCTCAGATCACTCTTCTGGAATCCTTCTTTTGGGGAACGTGGGGGAGGTACCTTTCTCAGTGTCACATCCATCATCTTAATAcattgatcttgttgttgttgtcatgtgttcaGATACGTAAGGCCGGGCGCTATTACAATAGGAGAGGACACTGACACAGACCAAATAAGTGTGTTTGGTCACAGAACAACTCTGTGGTCTCTGTGGTGAGGTAGTTAGTCACCCTTATTGCAGAACAACTCTGTGGTGAGGTAGTTAGTCACCCTTATTCCAGAACAACTCTGTGGTGAGGTAGTTAGTCCCCCTTATTACAGAACAACTCTGTGGTCTCTGTGGTGAGGTAGTTAGTCCCCCTTATTCCAGAACAACTTTGTGGTGAGGTAGTTAGTCACCCTTATTACAGAACAACTCTGTGGTCTCTGTGGTGAGGTAGTTAGTCACCCTTATTCCAGAACAACTCTGTGGTGAGGTAGTTAGTCACCCTTATTACAGAACAACTCTGTGGTGAGGTAGTTAGTCACCCTTATTCCAGAACAACTCTGTGGTGAGGTAGTTAGTCACCCTTATTACAGAACAACTCTGTGGTCTCTGTGGTGAGGTAGTTAGTCACCCTTATTACTGAACAACTCTGTGGTCTCTGTGGTAAGGTAGTTAGTCACCCTTATTACAGAACAACTCTGTGGTGAGGTAGTTAGTCACCCTTATTCCAGAACAACTCTGTGGTGAGGTAGTTAGTTACCCTTATTACTGAACAACTCTGTGGTCTCTGTGGTGAGGTAGTTAGTCACCCTTATTCCAGAACAACTCTGTGGTCACTGTGGTGGGGTAGTTACATGTGTTGTCATGAAACTATCAATGCATTTGGGGAGTTTAATCACCTGGACTCATTCAGAACAGAGGAAATATTTTGGTTGATTCAACAGTTAAACTCATTACATTTAGATGGCTAGTTAAATTCATTCATACGTTAGTTTGGCAATGTGTTTATGTTTCTCTCTGGGTCTTTCCAatatagtgtcacgtcctgaccagtaaaaggggttattttgttattgtagtttggtcagggcgtggcagggggtgtttgttttgtgtgtttcagggtttttggtgtatgttctatgttttctatttctatgtggttttctagttgttctatttctatgttagttttgggaacgacctccaattagaagcagctggttgtcgttgcttctaagtggaggccatatttaagtgggtttattttctcttgtgtttgtgggtggttgtttctttgtatagctgtgtagccttacaggactgtcggtcggtttcttgttttgtttagtgttcacgtttaaaaaaatataagtataagtatggacacttaccacgctgcgtattggtccgatatttcttactcctcagaagacgaagattatgacagaactacccaccaaaccaggaccaagcagcggggattggagcaccagAAAAAAGGATGGATGTGGGAAGATGAACgacgattctgggaggacaaactaagggagctagaggagaccgagaggcatttggggggggcacacggggagttgggcagagtcaggatggagacctgagccagctccccgtgcttattacggGAAGCGACGGATcaagaaagcaccgagctatgcggaaatgcgcactgtattgcccagacgcattcaaaggccggtgcgatcggtgaaagctcctcagtatggccaggctatgttgagcactcagccaggaagggttgtgcaggctgtatgctccagacctccagtgcgtctccagggtccagtttaccccgtctccagggtccagtttaccctgctcctcgcactacccctgaggtgcgtgttactaggcaggcgcctccaaagccagccccacgcatcaggcctctagtgcgcctgcccagtccagtacatcctgttcctgctccccgcactagccctgaggtgcgtgtcactagtctggcgcctccaaagccagacccacgcatcaggcctctagtgcgccagCCCAGTacttcctgctccccgcactcaccctccaGTGGGCCtacataacccggtacagccagtgcctgctgtgagcactctgccattagtacgtcctgttcctgctccccccACTCACCCTCCAGTGGGCCtacataacccggtacagccagtgcctgctgtgagcacttggcctccagagtcgcccgccagcccggcgcagccagagtcgcccgccagcccggcGCCTTCAGTGGTGGGCTACAGGTTTGAATGGGGACTAAGAatggagccagagccacctccgtagttggaggattgggggggggggggtgtagcacgttagccgtcggtgacggtagccaccctcccttcccaccCTTTAATTTTGtggttattgttttgttttttgtttcaggtgcatccggggtctgcaccttttgggggggggtactgtcacgtcctgaccagtaaaaggggttattgtagtttggtcagggtgtgtttgttttgtgtgtttcgggggttttggtgtatcttctatgttagttttgggaatgacctccaattagaagcagctggttgttgttgcttctaattggaggccatatttaagtgggtttattttctcttgtgtttatgggtagttgtttttcgtatagtccttacggaactgttggtttACGTCTATTTATTGTCTAAGTGTTCACTTctataaataaaagaagatgagcacgatacccactgcgccttggtccactttctacGACGCACCTGACATATCGTTTTATTTAACCTCAAGGTGTCATGTTACTTTGGGTATTAACCGAGGGTTGTACCATTTGAAGGGTTATTTTATTTGCCTAAATCTGCATTATTTGAATAATTCCCATCCCAAATCCATGTCAGTCCAGGATTAGCTACTGCTAATCATTATTTAAAGAGTATACTGGGACTCAGAAATGCTGAGTGCAGGGGAAGAGAAGAAATAAAACGTGCTTTTTTTGTGTTGAATATCTGAATTAACCTTAGTCCCAGGTGATATCTAAAAATAATGGAGGAAATTCTAGTCCCGAGGTGCGTAGTTATTCTGTGTACATAATGTGTTGCTGTGACACGTTTCCATTTTATTCAGTTGTACACAGTTTCAGTGTACCTGGTAGTCATCTAAAATAGTTTCACCTGAACTGTAGACTGACTTCATAAGCCAGGGATATCACTTTACCTTAGCCAATGGTCTGACAAATACTGTACATTCAGGGCAAATCGGTGAATCTAATAGGTGCCCTGCGTCATTTCTCtaacaaatacagtgccttcaaaacgttgttacgttacagccttattctaaaattgattaaattaaaaatAATCCTCAGCCATAAACACAatgtcccataatgacaaagcaaaaacagggttttagaaacagaaactgtcacggctgtctaaggaagaagtggaccaaaatgcggcggaattagggttcgtcatatttaattcacGAACACTATGCAtttacacaaaacaacaaactgacagccaacacagtcctgtcaggtacaagcacactgacatgaacaattacccacaaccccacaaggcaaagtaggcaacttaagtgtgactcccaatcagccacaaccctctacagctgtgcctgattggaagtcacacggccaaaattaatgaaacaaaaacacacagactcaactgccacgtcctgacccaactacaccctctactggtcaggacgtgacagtacccccccctcaaaggtgcatacccgaaatgcacctacacaaaacacaaaaaatccccaacaaaaataaacacctaaacaataagggagggaagggagggtggctgccgtcaccgacggcactgtgctacaccccccctccccaacccacctatatcaggaggtggctccggttctggccgttccgggcagtcgggccactctggcagttcggggcagtctgggcagtctggcagctcggggcagtctggcagctcgggacagtctgggcagtctggcagctcgggacagtctggcagctcgggacagtctgggcagtctggcagctctgggcagtctagcagctcgggacagtctgggcagtctggcagctcgggacagtctgggcagtctggcagctcgggacagtctgggcagtctggcagctcgggacagtctgggcagtctggccactccggcagttcagggcagtctggccactccggcagttcagggcagtc comes from Salmo trutta chromosome 18, fSalTru1.1, whole genome shotgun sequence and encodes:
- the LOC115152711 gene encoding BCL2/adenovirus E1B 19 kDa protein-interacting protein 3 isoform X2 — protein: MTEDKGSVIEENLQGSWVELHFNNGNSGGSPAHGAAGVEEEQVSGSATELPGSATELPGSATELPGSATELPGSANELPGSATELPGSATELPGSGPGASASVHGGDLMAVSTSVSVLPGSLSASTQGGDLIPGSGSASASVQGGVDLEKMLLDAQHESGRSSSRGSVPCDSPPRPQTPLLRRGSEVHSSGEKNSSQSEEDYLERRREVENLMKKNADWIWDWSSRPENIQRNIRNTSVMKNGGIFSAEFLKLFLPSLLISHVLAIGLGVYIGRRLTTSVTSTF
- the LOC115152711 gene encoding BCL2/adenovirus E1B 19 kDa protein-interacting protein 3 isoform X1, which translates into the protein MTEDKGSVIEENLQGSWVELHFNNGNSGGSPAHGAAGVEEEQVSGSATELPGSATELPGSATELPGSATELPGSANELPGSATELPGSATELPGSGPGASASVHGGDLMAVSTSVSVLPGSLSASTQGGDLIPGSGSASASVQGGVDLEKMLLDAQHESGRSSSRGSVPCDSPPRPQTPLLRRGSEVHSSGEKNSSQSEEDYLERRREVENLMKKNADWIWDWSSRPENIQRKEFVLKHPKRTNPLSIRNTSVMKNGGIFSAEFLKLFLPSLLISHVLAIGLGVYIGRRLTTSVTSTF